One genomic region from Desulfuromonas sp. TF encodes:
- a CDS encoding glycosyltransferase translates to MNIAFFLNSFPVLSQTFILNQITGLIDLGHDVDIYTYNITNGPIMHSDVEKYRLLDRTFCHGRSGRIMPENKFKRICGAIGILMTKHNTAPLYRSLNPITLGSEATSLGLLYKADILAKNRDKYDILHCHFGPNGILAAKLRYIGAINGRLITTFHGFDVSKYIKSRGRNVYDFLFTKGDVFLPISEDMKNELVGLGCDPEKILVHRMGIDPSKFSPRYSEPGETINLLTVGRLVEKKGIIYGIRGVAEALKRFPRIKYRIVGDGPLREKMEGLIAKLEIGDKVEILGWRRQDEVRKLMRDADIFLAPSVVDRNGDKEGLPVVLMEALASGLPVISTVHSAIPELVEEGKSGFLVPERDVETLVERLIFLLSHPERLIEMGRAGRSKIEKEFNIHKLNDQLVEIYSKSMKSKEDDSPKADLQESGSYTYK, encoded by the coding sequence ATGAATATTGCATTCTTTTTAAATTCTTTTCCGGTTTTGTCTCAGACTTTTATTTTAAATCAAATTACAGGGCTTATTGATCTTGGTCATGATGTCGACATATATACATACAACATAACGAATGGTCCGATAATGCATTCTGATGTTGAAAAATACCGTCTTTTGGACAGGACATTTTGTCACGGAAGATCCGGTCGAATCATGCCTGAAAATAAATTTAAAAGAATTTGTGGTGCCATAGGAATTTTAATGACAAAACACAATACAGCTCCATTATACAGGTCACTCAATCCGATAACCCTTGGAAGTGAAGCCACGTCTCTCGGCCTACTCTACAAGGCGGATATCCTGGCAAAAAACAGGGACAAATACGATATTTTGCATTGTCATTTCGGACCCAACGGAATCCTGGCTGCTAAACTAAGATACATAGGGGCCATCAATGGTAGATTGATAACTACTTTCCATGGATTTGACGTATCAAAATATATAAAGAGTCGTGGACGAAACGTTTATGATTTTCTATTCACGAAAGGGGATGTGTTTCTGCCGATCAGCGAGGACATGAAAAACGAGTTGGTCGGCCTTGGTTGTGATCCCGAAAAAATTCTTGTCCATCGAATGGGCATAGATCCAAGCAAGTTTTCTCCCCGTTATTCAGAACCCGGTGAGACGATAAACCTTCTGACGGTGGGGCGCCTGGTCGAGAAAAAGGGAATTATCTATGGAATCCGGGGAGTAGCCGAGGCGCTTAAAAGATTTCCCCGAATTAAATACCGTATCGTTGGCGACGGTCCGCTGCGGGAGAAGATGGAGGGGCTCATTGCGAAACTGGAGATTGGAGATAAAGTTGAAATTTTAGGCTGGAGACGGCAGGACGAAGTCAGGAAACTTATGAGAGATGCTGATATTTTCCTGGCCCCAAGCGTAGTCGATCGCAACGGAGACAAGGAAGGACTGCCCGTTGTCCTGATGGAGGCTCTGGCCAGCGGCCTGCCAGTCATCAGCACCGTTCACAGCGCCATCCCTGAACTGGTTGAAGAAGGAAAGTCGGGTTTTCTGGTCCCGGAGCGGGATGTGGAAACCCTTGTCGAACGCTTGATTTTTCTCCTCAGTCATCCTGAGCGGCTGATCGAGATGGGACGTGCCGGAAGGTCCAAAATCGAAAAGGAATTCAACATTCATAAGCTCAACGACCAACTCGTGGAGATATATTCCAAAAGCATGAAGTCTAAGGAAGATGATTCTCCGAAAGCGGACCTGCAGGAGTCGGGCAGCTATACTTACAAGTAA
- the nrfD gene encoding NrfD/PsrC family molybdoenzyme membrane anchor subunit, which produces MELIRPSRQETWGWAAALNFILGGMGAGFYLLSLLLLSLPAEVAGRQQPSAFLTAAPILVLLGLAVLALEAGRPLRSRYLLSHLRNSWMSRETLAALLFVPCALLDALFPILLLRLIAAAAAIAFILSQSFLVYRARGIEGWNNPLLPFLFVASGFATGSGPLLLAAAWEGTIPALHAGWTALICLVLDLAVWLLYLRHCRNGGASRSVQALCRPRSLLLTVGVAHLLPMALLLPLAILPGKLAAWPVLAVAGWAVIIGGAGLKGAILLKAGYLREIVLDPRQEISCQQTRSGEGGGK; this is translated from the coding sequence ATGGAACTCATCCGACCGAGTCGACAGGAGACGTGGGGGTGGGCGGCGGCCCTGAATTTCATCCTGGGAGGGATGGGGGCCGGATTCTACCTGCTGAGCCTTCTGCTCCTGAGCCTGCCTGCGGAGGTCGCCGGGCGGCAGCAACCGTCCGCCTTCCTGACGGCCGCTCCGATCCTCGTCCTTTTGGGTCTGGCCGTCCTGGCCCTCGAAGCCGGCCGCCCACTGCGGAGCCGTTACCTGCTCAGCCATCTGCGGAACTCCTGGATGTCGCGGGAGACCCTGGCGGCCCTGCTGTTCGTGCCCTGCGCTCTTTTGGACGCCCTTTTCCCGATCCTCCTGCTGCGGCTCATCGCAGCGGCGGCAGCCATCGCTTTTATCTTAAGCCAAAGTTTTCTTGTTTATCGGGCCCGGGGCATAGAGGGCTGGAACAACCCACTGCTGCCCTTCCTTTTCGTCGCTTCGGGATTCGCCACGGGGAGCGGACCGCTGCTGCTGGCGGCTGCCTGGGAAGGGACCATTCCCGCACTCCATGCCGGATGGACGGCCCTGATCTGTCTGGTGCTCGACCTTGCGGTCTGGCTTCTGTACCTGCGGCATTGCCGTAACGGAGGCGCTTCCCGATCCGTGCAGGCTCTTTGCCGCCCCCGTTCGCTGCTGCTGACCGTCGGCGTCGCGCACCTTCTTCCCATGGCCCTGCTCCTTCCCCTGGCAATACTGCCGGGCAAGCTCGCTGCGTGGCCGGTTTTGGCCGTTGCCGGATGGGCGGTGATCATCGGTGGTGCCGGGCTGAAGGGAGCGATATTGCTGAAAGCCGGTTACCTGAGGGAAATCGTTCTCGACCCCCGTCAGGAAATATCCTGCCAACAAACCCGATCCGGGGAAGGAGGAGGAAAATGA
- a CDS encoding serine hydrolase, with amino-acid sequence MKAEADILGTERFFRTEADASMAFPGSLWEEVSPETQNVHSGRLEKALSYLARKTGKDRVSEVVVIRNGRLIWKGDRSAVRHSVWSCTKSFAGTVLGLLIDQGKCSLDSLAKDYLPELAPEYPAVSLRHFTTMTSGYDGGGDQSGKPFTPTEPLFAPGTQFRYWDSAMNQFLHVLTRIAGEPSGDLFRRSIADPVGFDPDGWVWGNFGAIGGVLINGGAGNKGKGIDISALEMARFGHLFLNRGCWAGRQLLSAKWVDLATATQVPASVPCSGKRSSDGPGRYGFNWWTNGPGRYGRRRWPSAPPGTYAAKGFNNNRCFVIPEWNMVFVRLGQDGNVTERIYDVFFKLLRKCVF; translated from the coding sequence ATGAAGGCTGAAGCCGATATTCTCGGCACCGAAAGATTCTTCCGGACGGAGGCCGATGCAAGCATGGCCTTCCCCGGCTCCCTCTGGGAGGAAGTTTCTCCCGAAACCCAGAATGTCCATTCCGGGAGACTGGAGAAGGCGCTGTCCTATCTGGCCCGGAAAACGGGGAAGGACAGAGTCTCCGAGGTCGTGGTGATTCGAAACGGACGGCTCATCTGGAAGGGGGACCGGTCCGCGGTACGGCACAGTGTCTGGTCATGCACCAAATCCTTCGCCGGTACCGTGCTGGGACTCCTGATCGACCAGGGGAAATGCTCGCTGGACAGCCTGGCGAAGGATTACCTGCCGGAACTCGCTCCCGAATATCCGGCCGTCAGCCTCAGGCATTTCACCACCATGACCTCCGGCTACGACGGGGGAGGCGATCAGAGCGGAAAGCCATTCACTCCCACGGAACCTCTGTTCGCCCCGGGAACGCAGTTCCGGTATTGGGATTCAGCCATGAACCAGTTTCTCCACGTGCTCACCCGCATTGCCGGAGAGCCGTCGGGGGACCTGTTCCGGCGGTCGATTGCCGACCCGGTCGGCTTTGATCCCGATGGCTGGGTATGGGGAAATTTCGGCGCCATTGGAGGGGTTCTGATCAACGGCGGTGCAGGGAACAAGGGTAAGGGAATCGACATCTCGGCCCTTGAGATGGCACGTTTCGGCCACCTCTTCCTGAATCGTGGATGCTGGGCCGGCCGCCAACTGCTCAGCGCCAAGTGGGTCGATCTGGCAACAGCGACGCAAGTGCCCGCTTCCGTCCCCTGCTCCGGCAAGAGGAGCAGCGATGGACCCGGCAGATATGGATTCAATTGGTGGACCAATGGCCCCGGGCGTTATGGACGCCGCAGGTGGCCGTCCGCACCTCCCGGGACCTATGCCGCCAAAGGATTCAATAACAACAGGTGTTTCGTCATCCCCGAATGGAACATGGTGTTTGTCCGGCTGGGACAGGATGGAAACGTGACCGAGAGGATTTACGACGTTTTTTTCAAACTGCTGAGGAAATGCGTGTTTTGA
- a CDS encoding glycosyltransferase family 4 protein: MKSNRICFVSPNVYPVLAGDSGDFMGGAEFQQVIIGRHLHENRYDVSYVTKVFGDRRQNESIGGIPVFKTFSEDDGYPFLRFFFTKVPRIWKALKAADAQIYYQRGAAAITGIVSLFCLIHQKTFIFSAAHDTNFIPEAINVPYWRDKLLYIWGLKHAAYIIVQSQNQKKLLRKNFGLDATVAYNVYPRRSLVEKGSYALWVANIKPMKRPRLLLEIARSCPDLEFRMVGGMVKGHEALYETVKAEAAAMNNLDFLGFQPLRATEELFDRAALFVNTSELEGFPNTFLQAWSRGIPTASFFDADGIIEKNALGAVMREEGDITGILQELSRFSVDHRRRIQAYFNRTHLPERYLESLDAILMNLSTDPKTDKRLPLVEPQSEKRGRNELD, encoded by the coding sequence ATGAAATCTAACCGGATCTGCTTCGTCTCCCCGAACGTTTATCCGGTGCTGGCCGGCGATTCAGGAGATTTCATGGGAGGGGCGGAATTTCAGCAGGTCATCATCGGCAGACACTTGCACGAGAACAGATATGACGTCTCCTACGTTACCAAGGTCTTCGGCGATCGCAGGCAGAATGAATCGATAGGGGGGATACCCGTATTCAAGACCTTCTCCGAAGACGACGGCTATCCATTTTTGCGGTTTTTCTTCACAAAAGTCCCACGGATCTGGAAGGCGCTTAAGGCCGCCGACGCCCAGATTTATTACCAACGCGGAGCGGCAGCCATAACAGGCATCGTATCCCTTTTCTGCCTTATCCACCAAAAGACCTTCATCTTTTCCGCGGCCCACGACACCAATTTCATCCCCGAGGCGATCAACGTCCCCTACTGGCGGGACAAGCTCCTGTACATCTGGGGGTTGAAACATGCCGCTTACATCATCGTGCAGTCGCAGAATCAGAAAAAACTGCTGCGGAAAAACTTCGGTCTCGACGCCACCGTCGCCTATAACGTCTACCCCCGCAGAAGTTTGGTCGAAAAGGGGAGTTACGCGCTGTGGGTGGCGAATATCAAGCCGATGAAGCGCCCTCGCCTCCTTCTTGAGATCGCCCGTTCCTGCCCCGATCTCGAATTCAGGATGGTCGGAGGGATGGTCAAGGGACATGAAGCGCTGTATGAGACGGTCAAGGCCGAAGCGGCGGCAATGAACAATCTGGATTTCCTCGGTTTCCAGCCGCTGAGGGCCACCGAGGAGCTTTTCGACCGGGCCGCCCTGTTCGTCAATACCTCGGAGCTGGAGGGATTTCCCAACACATTCCTGCAGGCGTGGTCGAGGGGGATCCCCACGGCCTCCTTCTTCGATGCCGACGGCATAATTGAGAAAAACGCCCTGGGGGCGGTGATGAGAGAGGAAGGGGACATCACAGGCATTCTACAGGAGCTGTCCCGCTTCTCCGTCGATCATCGACGGCGCATTCAGGCATACTTCAACCGCACCCACCTCCCCGAGCGCTACTTGGAGAGCCTTGACGCCATACTCATGAACCTTTCGACCGATCCCAAGACAGACAAGCGCCTTCCCCTGGTCGAACCCCAGTCCGAGAAGAGGGGGCGGAATGAACTTGATTGA
- a CDS encoding O-antigen ligase: MNTVSLKRNWLPTCVAIGLTVLVGCLNLVDVRLSLVMVIGLIVSFALYLKPSYALAALICLAPFSGTALVGDKFAGIPGLRIINLALLAVVMVFILSKRRFSVKGPEIAFVLGSIVLLAISVLRSMPHLHILNFYFQESMGTGKYLISYLIKPVFFLLPFLIIVGYMRERIDVDFVIGCFKYSIFILSACILAFYLVDIGTGADFHYARTRFGDFFGMHTNGLSDFYILGYPIVLAWFIYKKNTFNAINLVFTLASVAILYSRTAYVLIVFSTIFFLVLDKKKKLLPAVMLLGICAVFLAPDTVIERGLTGIEERNLQAFSAGRVENIWMPLLDDVKRDPKKLLVGSGRYAIIHSSPLWKGHAHNMYLTTFLDTGIVGLSFFVLFFLYFLKEIRNGIRDVPKGKYRTLLAGTLVSIVAYLLSGMTGRNFFPEMSNSYLWISLAISLNIVRMHQKERKLSHEI, encoded by the coding sequence ATGAACACCGTGAGTTTGAAAAGAAACTGGCTGCCGACCTGTGTTGCGATCGGACTGACCGTCCTGGTCGGATGCCTGAACCTGGTCGATGTTAGACTGTCGCTGGTGATGGTCATCGGCCTCATCGTCTCGTTCGCTCTCTATCTGAAGCCTTCCTACGCCCTCGCCGCCCTGATCTGTTTGGCGCCGTTCTCGGGGACGGCGCTCGTCGGCGATAAATTTGCGGGAATCCCGGGGCTCAGGATCATCAACCTGGCCCTTCTCGCGGTGGTCATGGTCTTTATCCTTTCAAAAAGGCGCTTCAGTGTGAAGGGTCCTGAAATCGCCTTTGTTTTAGGATCGATAGTGCTTCTGGCCATCAGTGTTCTCAGAAGCATGCCACATCTGCACATTCTGAATTTCTATTTTCAGGAATCGATGGGAACCGGGAAATATCTGATTTCCTATCTTATAAAACCTGTCTTCTTTCTCCTGCCCTTTCTGATCATCGTGGGATACATGCGCGAACGGATCGATGTCGATTTCGTCATAGGATGTTTTAAATATTCGATATTTATTCTATCGGCATGCATACTGGCCTTCTATCTGGTCGACATCGGGACCGGAGCCGATTTCCATTACGCCAGGACGAGGTTCGGCGATTTCTTCGGCATGCACACCAACGGCTTGTCCGATTTCTATATCCTCGGATATCCCATCGTTCTGGCCTGGTTCATTTACAAGAAGAATACGTTCAATGCCATCAATCTGGTCTTCACCCTCGCCAGCGTCGCGATCCTGTACTCCAGAACGGCTTATGTACTGATCGTCTTTTCCACAATCTTCTTCCTGGTTCTCGACAAGAAAAAGAAACTCCTGCCGGCTGTAATGCTTCTGGGGATCTGCGCGGTCTTTCTCGCCCCGGATACCGTCATTGAAAGGGGGCTGACGGGAATCGAGGAGAGAAATCTGCAGGCGTTTTCCGCCGGAAGGGTGGAAAATATCTGGATGCCGCTGCTGGACGACGTCAAGAGGGATCCGAAGAAGTTGCTGGTCGGCAGCGGCAGATACGCCATCATCCACTCGAGCCCGCTCTGGAAGGGACATGCCCACAACATGTACCTGACCACATTCCTGGATACGGGAATCGTCGGACTGTCCTTCTTCGTCCTGTTCTTCCTCTATTTCCTGAAAGAGATCAGGAACGGGATAAGGGATGTGCCCAAGGGCAAGTACAGAACCCTTCTGGCCGGAACGCTGGTCTCCATCGTCGCCTACCTGCTCAGCGGTATGACGGGGAGGAATTTTTTCCCGGAGATGAGCAACAGCTACCTCTGGATTTCCCTGGCCATCTCCTTGAATATCGTCAGAATGCATCAGAAAGAAAGAAAACTTTCCCATGAAATCTAA
- a CDS encoding glycosyltransferase, translated as MTDRSGALVTAIITTHNRADLLSRAIDSVLAQTYPHLEIIVVDDGSRDGTPELVGRYREKCEKLRYLRHDTPRGACAARNYGIREAQGEFVAGLDDDDEWLPRRVEKLLESFRDEYAYVCSRDWIVYSERVEQREKKRVITLKEMLYRNVTGNQILTRRERLLAVGGFDESLTSGQDYDMWLRLLERYGSARMLPEPLQKVYRDHLGERLSVSRGKIKGDWRLYNKHKDKMTKRQRKVRLMELKRLKGRSLRLSEPFSIVNTGHFLRYLRYYLRRRLGRV; from the coding sequence ATGACCGACCGCAGCGGGGCGCTGGTCACCGCCATCATCACCACTCATAACCGGGCCGACCTCCTCTCACGGGCGATCGACTCGGTGCTGGCGCAGACCTATCCCCATCTGGAGATCATCGTCGTGGATGACGGCTCGCGGGACGGCACGCCGGAGCTGGTGGGCCGATACCGGGAGAAATGCGAGAAACTGCGCTACCTGCGGCACGACACCCCCCGCGGGGCCTGCGCCGCCAGGAATTACGGGATCAGGGAGGCGCAGGGGGAGTTCGTTGCCGGCCTCGACGACGATGACGAGTGGCTGCCGCGGCGGGTCGAGAAACTGCTGGAGAGCTTCCGCGACGAATACGCCTATGTCTGCTCACGGGACTGGATCGTGTATTCGGAACGGGTGGAGCAGCGGGAGAAGAAAAGGGTGATCACCCTGAAGGAGATGCTCTATCGGAACGTCACCGGCAATCAGATTCTCACTCGCAGAGAGAGGCTCCTCGCGGTGGGGGGATTCGACGAGAGCCTGACGTCCGGCCAGGATTACGACATGTGGTTGCGGCTGCTGGAAAGATACGGCAGCGCCCGCATGCTCCCCGAACCGCTGCAGAAGGTCTACCGGGATCACCTGGGCGAGAGGCTCAGCGTCTCCAGGGGAAAAATCAAGGGCGACTGGCGCCTTTACAATAAGCACAAGGACAAGATGACCAAACGGCAGAGAAAGGTGCGGTTGATGGAACTCAAGAGGCTCAAGGGTAGAAGCCTGCGCCTGAGCGAGCCCTTCAGCATCGTGAACACCGGACATTTCCTGAGATATCTCAGGTATTACCTGCGGCGGCGCCTGGGCCGGGTGTGA
- a CDS encoding DapH/DapD/GlmU-related protein, producing MKGNRSGRPSFGPWKKRWAKFWMHFAGRGAVGRCAARFASWSAPPHKERIVLAKMNSQGYIEPTATIYHDDLRLGKHCFIGDRVLVFQKKEGGPVQLGDGVYIYRDTTIETDLGGSLSIGAGSSIHPRCQINAFVAPIRIGSGVMIAPNCALYSYNHGIAPDQPIRKQPLESNGPIVIDDEAWLGVGVTVLSGVRIGKGAVIGAGSLVTTDIPDGAIAVGMPARVVKMRSDLVLAEPHTGKAGGAKMEKVAFSVDEG from the coding sequence ATGAAGGGAAATCGATCCGGACGCCCCAGTTTCGGCCCCTGGAAGAAGAGATGGGCCAAGTTCTGGATGCATTTTGCGGGGAGGGGAGCGGTGGGACGGTGCGCCGCCCGTTTCGCTTCCTGGTCGGCACCGCCGCACAAGGAACGAATTGTGCTGGCGAAGATGAACAGCCAGGGGTATATCGAGCCGACGGCGACGATCTACCACGACGACCTCCGGCTCGGGAAGCACTGCTTCATCGGCGACCGGGTTCTTGTCTTTCAGAAAAAAGAGGGGGGTCCGGTCCAGCTGGGCGACGGCGTCTACATCTACAGGGACACCACCATCGAAACCGACCTCGGCGGCAGCCTGAGCATAGGCGCCGGATCGAGCATCCATCCGCGCTGCCAGATCAACGCCTTTGTGGCGCCGATCCGGATCGGATCGGGGGTCATGATCGCCCCCAACTGCGCCCTCTATTCCTACAACCACGGCATCGCGCCTGACCAGCCGATTCGCAAACAGCCCCTCGAGTCGAATGGTCCGATCGTTATCGATGACGAGGCTTGGCTGGGTGTCGGAGTCACGGTGCTGAGCGGGGTGCGTATCGGCAAAGGAGCTGTCATCGGAGCCGGATCCCTGGTGACAACGGATATTCCCGACGGGGCGATCGCCGTCGGCATGCCTGCGCGGGTGGTCAAGATGCGCAGCGATCTGGTCCTTGCAGAGCCGCATACCGGCAAGGCAGGCGGGGCAAAGATGGAAAAGGTGGCATTTAGTGTGGATGAAGGCTGA
- a CDS encoding sulfotransferase, with amino-acid sequence MDAPIFIVGTPRSGTTLTARILGRHSRLFMPGEVHFFEDIYSRRRELGEPGNVPSRKMILERLATLYGRFNEPADQQRIEKLLADPAIRHELESSCSTYRDIFSTFMEIQARSEGKLRWGNNAPRDLFNIMEIISFYPDAKILLCIRDVRDFLISYRDKWKATSAENVERLRVLYHPVVTSLLWKASARKIAVLPASLPGAHFMLLRYEDLVGRPEPTVRKVCEFVGEAFEPDMLNIDSSNTSADTRGEGIFASSVGRWKGALAEADVQVAQLLTRKELKRLGYSIEKVRAGWTRVIGRFLSAPYAFRRALAANRERRGPLLSYAIRRASPFFRGKTS; translated from the coding sequence ATGGATGCGCCGATATTCATTGTGGGCACGCCTCGGTCGGGAACGACGCTGACCGCCCGGATCCTGGGGCGGCACTCACGTCTGTTCATGCCGGGAGAGGTGCATTTTTTCGAGGACATCTATTCCCGCCGCAGAGAGCTCGGGGAGCCGGGAAACGTCCCTTCCCGGAAGATGATCCTGGAGCGGCTCGCCACCTTGTATGGGCGTTTCAACGAGCCAGCCGACCAGCAAAGAATCGAGAAGCTCCTCGCAGATCCGGCAATTCGGCATGAGCTGGAGTCGTCCTGTAGCACCTACCGTGACATCTTTTCCACCTTTATGGAGATCCAGGCGAGGAGTGAAGGGAAGCTCAGGTGGGGGAACAACGCACCCCGAGACCTGTTCAATATCATGGAAATCATCTCTTTTTATCCGGATGCCAAAATCCTGCTGTGCATCAGGGATGTCCGTGATTTCCTGATATCCTATCGGGACAAATGGAAGGCGACCTCTGCCGAAAACGTCGAACGCCTCAGGGTGCTCTACCATCCGGTGGTGACCTCGCTGCTCTGGAAGGCGAGCGCCCGGAAAATAGCCGTCCTTCCGGCCAGTCTCCCCGGGGCGCATTTCATGCTGCTTCGTTACGAGGATCTGGTCGGCCGGCCGGAGCCGACGGTGCGGAAAGTGTGCGAATTCGTCGGGGAGGCCTTTGAGCCGGACATGCTTAATATCGATTCGAGCAACACCTCGGCCGACACGCGGGGAGAAGGGATCTTCGCCTCCTCGGTCGGACGCTGGAAGGGGGCTCTGGCTGAGGCGGATGTCCAGGTGGCCCAATTGCTGACACGGAAAGAGCTGAAACGGTTGGGTTATTCGATAGAGAAAGTGAGGGCGGGCTGGACCAGGGTCATCGGCAGGTTCCTTTCCGCCCCGTATGCCTTCCGGCGGGCGCTTGCGGCGAACAGGGAAAGAAGAGGGCCGCTGCTCTCCTATGCCATACGGAGGGCGAGTCCGTTTTTCCGGGGGAAGACTTCCTGA
- a CDS encoding sulfotransferase family 2 domain-containing protein, which translates to MKENIFFLHIPKCGGTSIRRAIRLNLLSLDVRKDRFFFDLDPGATARVVKMTKGTDYPHDASSDYPIMKLRENLLLYSMSQKRTRYISGHFTFSEIAHQRFSGDFSFVTLLRDPVKRWISTYFYNRYKDSDHFKVDLDIEQYLDSDFGRAQGAEYVKFIGGHQASGDYASAEAVERAKRNLHKFDIVGILEDMDDFKDQFRKRFHASLNIPTINRNPKSETQQKEVITPAVEERIREICEPDREVYQYARDNFIRRAKRGPS; encoded by the coding sequence GTGAAGGAAAACATCTTTTTCCTCCATATACCCAAGTGCGGCGGGACCTCCATCCGCCGGGCCATACGTCTAAACTTACTCTCCCTGGATGTCCGCAAGGATCGCTTCTTCTTCGACCTCGATCCGGGCGCGACGGCCCGGGTCGTTAAGATGACTAAGGGGACCGATTATCCCCATGACGCAAGCAGCGATTACCCGATCATGAAACTCCGGGAGAACCTCCTTCTTTATTCCATGAGCCAGAAACGGACGAGGTACATCTCCGGCCACTTCACCTTCAGCGAGATCGCCCACCAGAGGTTTTCCGGCGACTTCTCCTTCGTCACCCTGCTGAGGGATCCCGTCAAAAGGTGGATATCCACCTATTTCTACAACCGCTACAAGGATTCTGATCATTTCAAGGTGGATCTGGATATCGAGCAGTATCTCGACTCGGATTTCGGCCGGGCGCAGGGCGCCGAATACGTAAAATTCATCGGAGGTCACCAGGCTTCGGGGGATTATGCATCCGCCGAAGCCGTAGAACGAGCCAAGAGGAACCTTCACAAGTTCGACATCGTTGGAATCCTGGAGGATATGGATGATTTCAAGGATCAGTTCAGGAAAAGGTTCCATGCTTCCCTGAACATCCCGACGATCAACAGGAATCCCAAGTCCGAAACGCAGCAGAAAGAGGTCATCACCCCCGCTGTGGAGGAAAGAATCCGCGAAATCTGCGAGCCGGACCGGGAAGTTTATCAATATGCCCGCGACAATTTCATCCGCAGGGCGAAGCGGGGGCCGTCATGA
- a CDS encoding glycosyltransferase family 2 protein, with amino-acid sequence MTPADRPLVTIGIPTYNRADGYLRQALKSALDQTWPNIEVIVADNCSSDRTDELVAGFGDPRIRYFKHSENIGANNNFNFCVDHARGKYFLLLHDDDLIDEDFIETCMKSLGRKTDVGIIRTGTRIIDQDGNAKKEIRNNAGGLPIEDFFREWFKGQTALYLCSTLFNSEYLNKIGGFKSKKNLFQDVVAEFLLAAKLGRIDVPEVKASYRKHDETITYAAKVEDWCEDSLMLLDLMCELALTDKELIRAEGSRYLSKTNYRRASLIKSTGERLVACCKVYKMFNFAAIPPVYLVFPSNPLSRYFRLKKQRKKNLNIRNQVEWQGEPKGD; translated from the coding sequence ATGACCCCTGCAGACAGACCCCTGGTGACCATTGGCATCCCCACCTACAATCGGGCCGACGGCTATCTGCGACAGGCACTGAAAAGCGCACTTGATCAGACCTGGCCCAATATAGAAGTCATCGTGGCGGACAACTGTTCCTCCGACCGCACCGACGAGCTGGTTGCCGGCTTCGGGGATCCCCGCATCCGCTACTTCAAACATTCGGAAAACATCGGCGCCAACAACAATTTCAACTTCTGTGTCGACCATGCACGGGGAAAATATTTTCTACTGCTCCATGATGATGATCTCATCGATGAAGATTTCATCGAGACATGCATGAAAAGTCTAGGCAGGAAAACCGATGTAGGAATAATTCGAACCGGGACAAGAATAATTGATCAGGATGGAAATGCAAAAAAGGAAATACGTAACAATGCCGGCGGACTCCCTATCGAGGATTTCTTCAGAGAGTGGTTTAAAGGTCAAACAGCCTTATATCTTTGCAGCACCTTATTCAACAGTGAATATCTTAACAAAATCGGAGGGTTTAAATCAAAAAAGAACCTCTTTCAAGACGTCGTGGCTGAATTCCTGTTGGCGGCAAAACTCGGGAGGATCGACGTTCCCGAGGTAAAAGCAAGTTACAGAAAACACGATGAAACGATAACCTATGCGGCCAAGGTCGAGGATTGGTGCGAGGACTCGCTCATGCTCCTGGATTTGATGTGTGAATTAGCCCTTACCGATAAGGAGTTGATCAGGGCCGAGGGGAGCCGTTACTTGTCCAAGACGAACTACAGGCGAGCCAGCCTTATAAAATCGACTGGTGAGCGACTTGTAGCCTGCTGTAAAGTTTACAAGATGTTTAATTTCGCAGCCATTCCTCCTGTTTACCTTGTTTTTCCTTCCAATCCTTTGTCTCGCTACTTCAGGTTGAAAAAACAAAGGAAAAAGAACTTGAACATAAGGAATCAAGTCGAATGGCAAGGTGAACCTAAGGGAGATTAA